DNA from Terriglobia bacterium:
CGTTCATTACGGGAATCGCCCAGGTCCGCGCAATGACGTAAAGAGTTGTCAGGCCGAGCAGAAGCACGATGACCTCCAGGCTGGTGGACCACTGATGCAGGTGGTTGAAGGCGACGCGGCGCGGATCGGCGGCGGGGATTTTGTCGATCTCGCCCATCTCCGCCCGTAAGGCCGCCATTTTCGGGCTGACTCCTATCTGCGAAATGAGCGTGATGACCACCATGCCGAAAACCAGCAGGTCCGGGGCGACGCTGGCCTTCACGCTGCCTGAGGTGCGATAGGCCTCGAAGGTAGAGCAGATCAGGAACACGCCACCGCAGACCACGCCCATCCAGTGCAACGAGCCGAGGGTGCGGGTGACTACCAGCCCGGAGAGATGGCGCGTCGGCAAGATGCTGAACAGCGCGGGCGCGACCACGAAGGAGAAGAAGATGATCCCGCCTACCCAGATCGCCATGGAGAGCAGCATGAAAAAGCGCAGCACGGACATACGCAGGATTCGATGCACCACTCGGAAATACGTTCTTACTTCTTAATTCGGACTTCTTACTTTTGACTTCGGTTCACACCGGCACCGGCGCGCTCTCCACGATCTCGCGCAGGATTTCCTCTCCCTGCTGCGACTTCTTCAGGGTCGAGGAGTAGCGCCCGCTGACCACCACGCGGTGGGCAAACACGTGCACCGCCAGCGCCTTGAAGTCGTCCGGGGTGGCGAAGGTGCGGCCATCGAGAAACGCCAGCCCCTGCGCCGCGCGGTAGAGCATGATGCCGCCGCGCGGAGAGACTCCCAGAGACAGATAAGCCGACTCGCGCGTGCGGTTGACAATCGCCATCGTGTATTCCACCAGTGCGTCGTCCACGCGCACGCGGGTGACTTCATCTTGAATGCCAATCACGTCGGCGGCGGTGAGCACCGGACGCACCGTGTCCAGTTGCGCCGCGCCCGCCTCCGAGCGCAGGATTTCGCGCTCGCTGACGCCGGTGGGATAGCCCATGTGCACCCGCATCAGGAAACGGTCCATCTGCGATTCCGGCAGCGGATAGGTGCCATGGTGCTCGACTGGGTTCTGCGTGGCCATGACCAGAAAAGGCTGCGGCAGGGAATATGAGTGGCCGTCCACGGTGACGTGGGATTCGTTCATCGCCTCCAGCAGGGACGACTGCGTCTTCGGCGTGGTGCGGTTAATCTCGTCGGCCAGCAGCACGTTGGTGAACACCGGGCCGCGCTTGAACTCGAAGCGCTGCTCGACGGCGGAGTACATGGAGATGCCGAGCACGTCACTGGGCAGCATGTCGCTGGTGAACTGGATGCGCTGGAAGCTGCAGTCCAGGGCGCGCGCCAGCGCCTGCGCCAGCGTGGTCTTGCCGACCCCGGGAACGCCCTCGATCAGCAGGTGGCCGCCCGCAAACAGTGTGACCAGCGCCAGGCGGATGACTTCGTCCTGCCCGCGAATGATGGTGCGCAACGCCGCCCGCAAAGCGGCCGCCCGGCTGGCCGTTCCCTGCATCGCTTGAGGAGACATTGACAGCGATTGTAAACCAGAATAGCTCTTAGCTCTTAGCTGTTAGCCGTTAGCTTTAAGACAATAAAATTCAGCGTCGAAAGGCACAGGGCGCACTTACATCACCCACTTCAAGAATCTCAAGAGCTAACGGCCAGAAGCCAAAAGCTAAGAGCTAAAAGCAAAGAGCTGCTTAGACATCGAACTCCGCCGGGCGCCCGGTCAGCCGTTCGATGCGCTTGGCGATCGGCGGATGGGTGGAGAACAAGTTGGCCCAGTTCATCCCGCCCATGCCAAGGAACGGCTGCACGATGAACAGGTGCGCCGTCGAAGGACTCGCCGCCAGCGGCACGCGCCGCGAGTAGGCGTCGAGCTTGCCCAGGGCGCTGGCCAGCGCGTAGGGATTGCCGGTGAGGTGCGCACCGCTGGCGTCGGCGCCGTATTCGCGCGAGCGCGAGACCGCCATCTGGATCATCAGCGCCGCGATCGGCGCAAGGATCATCATGAACAGCGCGCCCAGTCCCCCACCGCGGTTGCGTTCGTCGCGGCCGCCGTAGCCGCCGAACATCGCGCCCCACATCGCCATGCGCGCCAGGAACGTGATGGCGCCGGCGATGGTGGCGGCGATCGAGCTAATCAGGATGTCGCGATTCCGCACGTGCCCCAGTTCGTGTGCCAGGACGCCTTCCATCTCTTCGTCGGTAAGCAGGTTCAGAATTCCCTGCGTCACCGCGACCGAAGCATGGTTCGGGTTTCGCCCGGTGGCGAAGGCGTTGGGCGAATCCGAAGGAATTACATAAATCTTCGGCATCGGAATGCCGACACGCTGCGTCAGGCGCTCGACGATCTGGTACACGCGCGGCAGTTCCTCGCGCGTCGCCGGCTGGGCGCGGTACATGGCCAGCGCCAGCTTGTCGGAGAAAAAGTAAGAGACAAAGTTCATCACCGCGGCGAAGACCAGCGCCAGGATCATCCCGTTCTGCCCGCCGAAGTACTCGCCGATGAACAGTAGAAAGCCGGTCAGCAGTCCCAGCAGCAGGGTGGTTTTCAGTGCGTTACCCATAATGTTCTTTCCTACCTAGTTGATGCTACGCCGGCGCGAAGGATTCTCCCTCATTGGATATACGAAGGAGCGTGCGGCCAGGTTTCCGCCTCCCGCAATGGGGCGAGCCTATTCCCGAATACAGACACCGACTGACTGCCGGAATTGACTTGCGCGGTTGCCAGACCTACGATTCCGGATGGGTGAGGGGAAGGAGTGCTCCCATGCCGGGCGAAGCCGTGGCCGCCCCCGCCTCCCGCAAACTGGGGCACTACCGCATTCTGGAAAAGATTGGGTCGGGCGGCATGGGAGAGGTGTATCGCGCCCGCGACGAGCGCCTTGACCGCGAAGTGGCAATCAAGGTCCTGTCCGCTGGCGTGCTGGCCGATGAGACCGCGCGCAAGCGCTTTCGCCAGGAGGCGCTGGCGCTCTCCAAATTTAATCACCCGAACATCGCGACCATTTACGATTTCGACGCCGCAGAGGGCGCGGACTTCATCGTCACCGAGTTGGTGAAGGGCGAAACGCTGGCGGAAAGAATCGCGGCGCGGCGTCTGCCGGAGAAAGAAATCCTCGATCTGGCGCTACAACTGGCGGAGGGACTGGCCGCGGCACACGAGCGCGGCATCGTGCACCGCGATCTCAAGCCCGCCAACCTGCGTCTCACCGCCGATGGCCGTCTCAAGATCCTGGATTTCGGCGTTGCCGCGCCGTTGCCGACGCTGCCGGATAGCACCACGGCGGAAAGCGACGCCCCGCCGCCCGGGTTCGCCGGAACCCTGCCCTACATGTCGCCGGAGCAGCTGCGCGGCGAAACGGTGGACGTGCGCAGCGATCTGTACTCTGCCGGCACCGTGCTCTGCGAGATGATCACCGGGCGGCACCCGTTCGAGTCGCGGCTGTTTACGACCATGCTCGACGGCATTCTTAACAAGCCGCCGACGCCACCGTCGCGCCTGCGGCCGGAGATTTCACCACGACTGGAGGAAATCGTCCTACGCTGTTTGGAGAAGCAGGCCGCGCGGCGGTACCAGTCGGCGCGGGAGCTGGCCCTTGATTTACGCCGCGCCGCCGACAGCGGCGGGCAGGCTCGCAAGTCGATCGCGGTGCTCTACCTGGAGAACCTCGGCGGCAACAAGGAAGACGAGTACTTCCGCGACGGCATCACCGAGGACATCACCACCGAACTGGCCAAGATTGCGGAGCTGCGCGTGTTTTCGCGTTCGGCGGTGCTGGCGTTCCGCGACAAACCCGTGATGCCCACCGAAGTGGGGCGCCAGCTCGATGCCTCGCACGTTCTTGAAGGCAGCCTGCGCCGCGAGGGAACGCGGCTGCGGATCACGGCCAAGCTGGTCGACACGCGCACCGGGCACGCGGTGTGGGCCGAGCGCTACGACCGGCAGCTCGAAGATGTGTTTGCCATCCAGGACGAAATCGCGCACAGCATCGCGCGCGAGCTGCGCCTGGCGTTGAGCGAACAGGAGCAGCGCGCCATCCGCAAGATTCCCACCGCCGACATGCAAGCCTACGACTTCTACCTGCGCGGACGGCAGTTCTTCCACCAGTTTCGGCGCAAGGGATTCGACTTCGCGCGCGAGATGTTCGCCAAGGCCATCGAGCTCGATCCGGGGTACGCGCGCGCCTATGCCGGCATCGCGGATTGCAGCGCGTTCCTGTATTTCTACTGGGATTCGAGCGAGACCAACATCCAGCAGGCCGACGAGGCCAGCCGCAAGGCGCTGGAACTCGATTTCGAACTGGCGGAAGCGCACGCTTCGCGTGGCCTGGCGGCGTCCTTGCGCAAGAACTACGACGAGGCAAAGCGGGAGTTCGAAACCGCCATGCGGCTGGGGCCGAACCTCTTCGAGCCGTATTACTTCTACGCCCGAAATTGCTACGCTCAGGGCGAACTACAGCAGGCGGTGGAATGGTTCGAGCACGCCAGCCACGTCAATCCGGAGGACTACCAGGCCCCCATGTTGATGGCCAGCGCGCTGCACGGGCTGGGGCGGGCCAAGGAAGCGGGCGCGGCGTACCGTCGCGGTTTGTCGGCGGCGCAGAAGCACTTGCTCCTTCATCCCGGCGACACGCGCGCGCTGTATTTCGGAGCCAATGCGTTGTCGCAAGTCGGAGACCGAGAGCGTAGCCTGGAGTGGGCTGCGCGCGCCGTGGAACTTGAGGGCGAAGAGCCCCAGGTGCTGTATAACGTTGCCTGCGTGTACGCGCTGCTGGGCGAAGCCGAGCGCGCCATTGACTGCCTGGAAAGATCGCTGACCCACGGCTGGGGCCAGCGGCAGTGGATCGAACACGATCCTGATCTGGCAAGCCTGCGTGAGCATCCCCGCTTCCGCGCCCTGATCGGGCACAGATGATGTGGGTGTAAAAAGAGGAGGAGTTGGCACTCGTCTGAACTGAAACCAAAACTGAAACTGAAACTGAAACTGAAACTCTCTAAATCCCGAGCTTCTTGACCCCCTCGAGGTAATACTTGCGGTAGAGGATATCCCACTCCTGGCTGCCCTCCAGGATGGTGCGTTTCTGGGACTCGATCTTGCGGCGGGCTTCCTGGTCGATCTTTTTCTCCTGTGCCAGCAGCTCCTCGAGCAGGCGCCGGACTTCCAGGCGGACAGCGTTCTTTTCCTCGATGAACTCCACGTTTTCCATGCCCGCCAGGGCTTCGGCGACGGCGCGCGCCAGCACGTTTATCTTGTCGCGGCTTAGCCGATACGGCTCCTCCGACTTGACGTCCACTCGCACTACAGCACCGCCTTGTACTTGCGCACCAACTCGTTCTTCACTTTCTTGAACATCTCCTGGTAGTTGGCGCCGGTCTTCTTCATCTCGTCGGAGTAGGTTTCCAGGATGATGCGGACCTCGTCGTTGATGCGGTCTTCCAGCGTCAGCTCGTCGAGCAGCGCGGCGTGAACGCGCTCGGTGAGGACAGGCAGTTCCTTGGTTTCGATGAACTTGCCCTTGATCAGCTTTTTCGAGACCTCGCGGGCCAGGTAGCCCACATATTCTTTCGACAGGTGCATGTGCGCAATAAATCGTGGCGTTGAACAACGAGTTTAACACACCGTAGTACGCGTTAACGCGCGACAGGAGCCCTGCTCCCGCCTGCAAAAGCCTCCCGCGTTTGACCCTTTCCGCCTCGCGTAGTAAGGTACGCAGGCACTCATCTTGATTGGGCGCGGCAAGGGTCCGCCCGCTTCACGGAGCCAACATGGCAGTACTCGGACCAAACATGGAAGCGCTGGGAATGATCGAAACCAAGGGCCTGGTCGGGTC
Protein-coding regions in this window:
- a CDS encoding DUF507 family protein produces the protein MRVDVKSEEPYRLSRDKINVLARAVAEALAGMENVEFIEEKNAVRLEVRRLLEELLAQEKKIDQEARRKIESQKRTILEGSQEWDILYRKYYLEGVKKLGI
- a CDS encoding zinc metalloprotease HtpX, coding for MGNALKTTLLLGLLTGFLLFIGEYFGGQNGMILALVFAAVMNFVSYFFSDKLALAMYRAQPATREELPRVYQIVERLTQRVGIPMPKIYVIPSDSPNAFATGRNPNHASVAVTQGILNLLTDEEMEGVLAHELGHVRNRDILISSIAATIAGAITFLARMAMWGAMFGGYGGRDERNRGGGLGALFMMILAPIAALMIQMAVSRSREYGADASGAHLTGNPYALASALGKLDAYSRRVPLAASPSTAHLFIVQPFLGMGGMNWANLFSTHPPIAKRIERLTGRPAEFDV
- a CDS encoding DUF4149 domain-containing protein; translated protein: MSVLRFFMLLSMAIWVGGIIFFSFVVAPALFSILPTRHLSGLVVTRTLGSLHWMGVVCGGVFLICSTFEAYRTSGSVKASVAPDLLVFGMVVITLISQIGVSPKMAALRAEMGEIDKIPAADPRRVAFNHLHQWSTSLEVIVLLLGLTTLYVIARTWAIPVMNAVHAHSLSSRP
- a CDS encoding MoxR family ATPase → MSPQAMQGTASRAAALRAALRTIIRGQDEVIRLALVTLFAGGHLLIEGVPGVGKTTLAQALARALDCSFQRIQFTSDMLPSDVLGISMYSAVEQRFEFKRGPVFTNVLLADEINRTTPKTQSSLLEAMNESHVTVDGHSYSLPQPFLVMATQNPVEHHGTYPLPESQMDRFLMRVHMGYPTGVSEREILRSEAGAAQLDTVRPVLTAADVIGIQDEVTRVRVDDALVEYTMAIVNRTRESAYLSLGVSPRGGIMLYRAAQGLAFLDGRTFATPDDFKALAVHVFAHRVVVSGRYSSTLKKSQQGEEILREIVESAPVPV
- a CDS encoding DUF507 family protein, coding for MHLSKEYVGYLAREVSKKLIKGKFIETKELPVLTERVHAALLDELTLEDRINDEVRIILETYSDEMKKTGANYQEMFKKVKNELVRKYKAVL
- a CDS encoding protein kinase — translated: MPGEAVAAPASRKLGHYRILEKIGSGGMGEVYRARDERLDREVAIKVLSAGVLADETARKRFRQEALALSKFNHPNIATIYDFDAAEGADFIVTELVKGETLAERIAARRLPEKEILDLALQLAEGLAAAHERGIVHRDLKPANLRLTADGRLKILDFGVAAPLPTLPDSTTAESDAPPPGFAGTLPYMSPEQLRGETVDVRSDLYSAGTVLCEMITGRHPFESRLFTTMLDGILNKPPTPPSRLRPEISPRLEEIVLRCLEKQAARRYQSARELALDLRRAADSGGQARKSIAVLYLENLGGNKEDEYFRDGITEDITTELAKIAELRVFSRSAVLAFRDKPVMPTEVGRQLDASHVLEGSLRREGTRLRITAKLVDTRTGHAVWAERYDRQLEDVFAIQDEIAHSIARELRLALSEQEQRAIRKIPTADMQAYDFYLRGRQFFHQFRRKGFDFAREMFAKAIELDPGYARAYAGIADCSAFLYFYWDSSETNIQQADEASRKALELDFELAEAHASRGLAASLRKNYDEAKREFETAMRLGPNLFEPYYFYARNCYAQGELQQAVEWFEHASHVNPEDYQAPMLMASALHGLGRAKEAGAAYRRGLSAAQKHLLLHPGDTRALYFGANALSQVGDRERSLEWAARAVELEGEEPQVLYNVACVYALLGEAERAIDCLERSLTHGWGQRQWIEHDPDLASLREHPRFRALIGHR